Below is a genomic region from Desulfurella sp..
ATTGTTTTAGTCACAATACGCCCTGCATTTCGCATTAAATATTCAAGCAAAGAGTATTCTTTTTTTTGCAATTCTATTTTTTTACCGTCTTTTGTAACTTCTCTTGTTAATATATCCAGGCTCAAATCTGCATACTGCAAAACTGTTTCTTTGATATTATTAACTCTTCTATAAATAGCATTAATACGGGAAAGTAACTCACTAAAAGCAAAAGGTTTTGTTAAATAGTCATCTGCGCCTAACTCTAATCCTTTTACCTTATCATCAGTGGTATTTTTTGCGCTAAGTACAATAATAGGTGTCTTATTTGCTTTTTCTCTGAGTTTTTGTATAAGCTCAAAACCATTTAGTTTAGGTAGCATAATGTCAATAATTGCAATATCATAATTT
It encodes:
- a CDS encoding response regulator transcription factor, which codes for MKIVLVEDDEKISSFIAKGFKELGYIIQVFDNGEDAYYFLMNENYDIAIIDIMLPKLNGFELIQKLREKANKTPIIVLSAKNTTDDKVKGLELGADDYLTKPFAFSELLSRINAIYRRVNNIKETVLQYADLSLDILTREVTKDGKKIELQKKEYSLLEYLMRNAGRIVTKTMILESIWGYDFDPQTNVVDVLIHRLRKKIDDPFDKKLIHTVHGVGYVLKEK